The Raphanus sativus cultivar WK10039 chromosome 6, ASM80110v3, whole genome shotgun sequence sequence caaataaggtagtctaaaaaataaaatacactggacgacttcgtaaaaggtcgtctaaaaaaaatacacttgaagggatagtagaaggtagtctaaacactggacgacttaaatacactggacgacttcgtaaaaggtcgtctaaaaaaaaaatacacttgaaggatagtagaaggtagtctaatacactggacgacttcgtagaaggtagacgaaacactggacgacttagaaattagtcgtctggacgggtaatcaagactggacgacttatatttaggtcgtctggacaactagtcaactgttatgtacattgtggtttcgtatggccagtttccttgcagtttgagcatctccgtgccctgtgtttcttcctgggtttgtgtcccctcatcctagatagctccaaccaagattgccatcttgatttcttctgtctccccggaccacgctttacgtttggaggaaagcattctcgttcctcaatatgttgtgacacgataggatatatattctctgagtatcctgcatacagatgattctttgagtaaagtggacatacaagtgtgtcgatatgcacaccagcatgtgttccagctgctatagcatgagagcaaggtattttctccactccatagacaccacaaccacactttacatgttccaaatcaaccgcacagtccattttgccacctttgacaaagaaacgccatccatcaattggttcgaccgtcatcgtatccgttatctctgatcgaacagcaagcaagtattcaacaccccggctatgtacagttgggagactcaaagcatcttgtctccttttccaataccattttcctaacttctgccttatgaactccagcaggaacggaatcggaaatcctcttgctcgcttcagtgcggaattaatagattcagcgatgttgcttgtttttatgttgaacctgttccccttacaataaacccttgaccatagcttggcgtcggccttctccaaatacgttgcaagttccgggtttgcactctgtatctcagccatgtaccggttaaaatcgtgaaccgtgtgcgcataagcagcccctttcaccaagtacatgagatgtttccctttaaactttttgacaatgttatcttgaaggtgataataacatattcctcgggttgcccaaggaaacaccttctcacacgcacttttaatggccgcgtgccggtcagagactatcaccagaggcttgtcatgagatatacaactagccattttgtgaaaaaccattcccaagaaggttcatcttcagcatccacgatcccaaaagccaatgggaatatctgaaaattgcgatcttgtgcggctgcaactaacataacacctccatactttccacttaggtgagttccatccaccacaatgacccttctctgatacttaaaacctttgatagaagctccaaaagagagaaatagatacttaaatcttttctcagaatcaagttctatagccgtgatagaatcaggatttgcaatggagatttgctcgagatatgaaggcagacgcgaatacccttcttctgctgatcctctcaccaatttctgtgcatataacagtgctctgtatgaagtggtgtaatcaagcgtcatgccaaacatgttcttcattgcatcagtgatatgctgtggagttatcccatcaatgatcccaacacgatcaatgaaaagactaccaacatactttggagtacagtgtctccgctgagcgattcggtctccaattgagcataaatgtttttccacatattttgttacccaaaacgtgtttgtcccatgtttcacactcgctctgatcttccatccacaaccgctaacccgacatattgccacaaggagagtttttgttgatttgtatattctgaaagaaaacctacccctcactgctgtcaaccgcagctctgaaagcagtgcatccttgctaacaaaactctggttgacatagatgctggtacaatccgattttcctccttcaatagcatttgtcttagcatatgtcttttcaatttcttcaaaacaaatattatcatcatcttcctcgtcctcatctagaacctttccataaagactgtaatccccaccattctgatccgtttcaccaacaatagtgttatcagcatcctcctccccattttcctcctccccattttcctcctccccatcttgattttcatcttcaacagactcattatcaccaacatcttcaaaacattcatcagcctcatcattatcaccaacatcttcttcccattcaccagcttcatcattatcaccaacatcttcttcccattcaccagcttcttctcttttctctgaaaccgtttccaccttgctgcggcttgatacacaaagacatactctatgcgttttgagtatctcgagcaagtttcgaacttgtctatcacttgtaacatgaatgggaggactgcctggagtcatcatcatttctgctggtaatgagtagctaatctccacagtcactgatctcatgtccaggttataatcttcttgagccattgcaacaagttcagcatgtgttgaatcttcattcaataaaaacaatcttgctcctttgagatcatcaaccacaaaatcccaacggaaatctctcaacaaccattctccatacactgcatgtaacttaaaaatcatctgcaaatattcaaaataaaacacattagtaaacatagagaaaatgaagaagttcaacaaacattatcgcagacgacttagatttaagtcgtccagaagacttaaaggtaagtcgtctaaagaggtcacttttgcaattgaaaattaaaagggacgacttaattctaagtcgtccggctttgtttgttaaaaaaaaaatttcagacgacttatatataagtcgtctacgaaaaacgggctagttttgcatttgaccgaatcgtgtcagatctttgactatttctggacgacttataaatcagtcgtctctggaaagtaaaaatttcaatattttattcaaactagacgacttacacgtaagtcgtcccaggttagttttgtaattgaaaaataaaacttgaaatttaactttctccagacgacttaactaaaagtcgtccagatagacgacttaatttaaggtcgtccgggataagcaaggtttggacgacttaattgggaaaaattctggacgactttgctttccccggacgactttaaattaagtcttctgacgggacgactttatattatgtcgtctggtaaaaattaaattatgaagttttatttttcaactacaaaactaacctaagacgacttacacgtaagtcgtctagtttaataaaatattgaaattttaactttccgagagacgactgaattataagtcgtccagaaatagtcaaagatctgacacgattcggtcaaatgcaaaactagcatgtttctcgtagacgacttatatataagtcgtctggactgttttttttcaccaaacaaagctggacgacttagtttaagtcgtccgtttgaccagaagactcatcagtaagtcttctacatacagatgacttacttgtaagtcttctacgcgaacagattttgaaaaaaattcaaattcgtaccttaaactaggtgagatgactttgtttgcacacagggtcttctccaaccacccagaacctcaaacgaaagcaaccgtaagtcaaaacgaaagaaatatggctccaaacaattttgaatcaaaagcttcagttttttggatgaatatggagagaaagtgaaagaaatgttgtttttagttcataacaattgaaacagagagagtgtaaagagatttacgtgcattaaagggcattaaaagctccaaacagttcgtacaaggttgttcccactattcatggcagtggcaatattgtaaatacttgaagaaaatgaggttgagacagtaaagaagccattttcgaaaaaaaaaaaaaaaagggttaatggcattttcgtagataaaatgcagatgtggggttaaaaactcaaaaaaaaaatgagtcaaaagaaaaggttagttttctgtttgaattcaagttttgagtcacttttgcaataagccctaaatattttagagttactctattattcatgaaaatttatatttgtctTAGGATGTATAcatgaaaatagtttttttggGTGTACTTAAAATTACAAGAAACCAGAAGATCGTTCATGATTCATGTCCTCAAATGAAAATggaaaaggagagagagagatgaacaCTGATGAAGGACATATCTAGAATTCATGTTCAGAGTGAAAGACCAGATTCTTCATCCTCGTCAAGAGATGAAGTGTAGGTGAAGTAGAAAGTCCAGATCAAACCAAACACTCCTAAAAGAATCCAACCCAAGAGGTTGTTGCTCAGACCAAAGGGCAAGCCGGTTCCCTCCGTTGACATCCTGTCATCCACCAAAGCCATAGCCGGGCTGCTCATCACAGCCGTCAAAGCTGCTGTAGCCGCCGCAGAAACTCCAGCTCCCACGGCTGACACGTTTCCTTGCTTGGTCTCCATCGAGCACTTCACTCCTCCCTTCCTCTTACTCATTGGAGGCAAACCTGatcaacaataataaaaaaacaagttCACAACTCTAAACCATTCACAACAAGAACCTTTAGATCAAAATGGTTTTCTTGACATCTTGGACCCTCAACCAAACTACCAAGGATCGATCACTCACTCAACGAATATAAACAATCAAAAGATCTTCCACGTGACCAGATTGAGTTTCTAGTATATAAGATGAGATCTAAGATAGAATgtaagaagaagaggaagagacaAGGGAAAGAACTTTACCAAGAACAGGAGCAGAGACGGCGACGGTGGGCTTGAGAAGGAGAGCAGGACGAGCGACGGAGACGGTGGAAGCGGAGGCAGTGAAGCTAGCCAtttttctctatctctctttttttgtttacacAACTAGACaacctttaattttttttgcttgtgTTAGCTTTTTTGAATCGAGCGTAGCGACTAAATCAGTGGTGTAGGCAAAATCTGTCCGAACCAATACAAGCCATTTAACTTGGATATGATTCTATCCATATTCGACCACTGGCCTCAGCCCACGTGTCATATTTAATCTCCTTCCCTCTTCTCTACTGATGTGGATTATATATAAAGTGTATAATAAAATTGCATCAAATAGTACTCTCTCTTGCTGTTAACTAAATATGACACTAAGCTCTATAAAAATTGTGTGTTGTATAAATAAACAAGATTTACGCGAGACCTCCATCATAAACAGAATGAAGCTAGTCAtaacattgacaaaaaaaaattgaagtgaatcTAAGTTGTTTAGAAATCAGTCGTGAAATGCTGTAACGATGTAACTTGCAACTTGTAAAGTATATATAGGTGATGGTAAGCTAACGCTTGTATTTGTCTATACTGATGTCAAGCTATGGCTTCGTGATCTTTTCGTAGTGTATAGTCGTTGCTGTTCCGATGACGCCTACTTAGATAGTTAGATTCGTGCTAAGTTATATTGACTcggttaccaaaaaaaaaaaggtatattGACTCTAAATTTGTAAGCTTAAACTTGTAAGAATGTTTGAATTATTGAATATCGTGTGTTATTATGATTTTACCATGTAATttattgaattatatatatgaacACTAACTGACTAAATTTAACAGTCTTTAATCCATCAACTAATTTGGTTTCACTCCATCACGTATATCTTCCTCTTAATGTTTGTAGACAGCTGAAGAGTCACTTTTCCTCTCAGAATCTTACCGTTTTAGTTTAAACTGTaaataaacaaaagtgaaaGCCGGAGAGAGTGGCGGAAAAGAAGAGGAAGTGAATCGCGCTGCTGGGCTTTTTGGAAACCCTGACTCTGAAAAAGcccattaacaaaaaaaaagaaagagaggaaaCGTGTATTTACTTACTGTTGACGACGGGGATAGTTTCTTTCTATTCTTCACAACGAGGAGAGCCTGCCTCCCCTCCCTTAAGCATTTAACTTTGCTTCTTCGATTTCAGATCGTATCCCTATCCATCAAATTCAGTGtagtagagagagagatccCATCGGATTTGGATTCGAACCGTCTCTATCGTTGACGTCAACGTAAATCTGGTGGGCTTCTTTTTCTCTGTGTCGTCGTTGTATTTCGTCTCTACATGCAGTTTTGGGGATAGTACGTGCGTATTGATTAACGGAATCGTAT is a genomic window containing:
- the LOC130496587 gene encoding uncharacterized protein LOC130496587; the encoded protein is MIFKLHAVYGEWLLRDFRWDFVVDDLKGARLFLLNEDSTHAELVAMAQEDYNLDMRSVTVEISYSLPAEMMMTPGSPPIHVTSDRQVRNLLEILKTHRVCLCVSSRSKVETVSEKREEAGEWEEDVGDNDEAGEWEEDVGDNDEADECFEDVGDNESVEDENQDGEEENGEEENGEEDADNTIVGETDQNGGDYSLYGKVLDEDEEDDDNICFEEIEKTYAKTNAIEGGKSDCTSIYVNQSFVSKDALLSELRLTAVRGRFSFRIYKSTKTLLVAICRVSGCGWKIRASVKHGTNTFWVTKYVEKHLCSIGDRIAQRRHCTPKYVGSLFIDRVGIIDGITPQHITDAMKNMFGMTLDYTTSYRALLYAQKLVRGSAEEGYSRLPSYLEQISIANPDSITAIELDSEKRFKYLFLSFGASIKGFKYQRRVIVVDGTHLSGKYGGVMLVAAAQDRNFQIFPLAFGIVDAEDEPSWEWFFTKWLVVYLMTSLW
- the LOC108806797 gene encoding photosystem II reaction center W protein, chloroplastic, translated to MASFTASASTVSVARPALLLKPTVAVSAPVLGLPPMSKRKGGVKCSMETKQGNVSAVGAGVSAAATAALTAVMSSPAMALVDDRMSTEGTGLPFGLSNNLLGWILLGVFGLIWTFYFTYTSSLDEDEESGLSL